From a single Calothrix sp. NIES-2098 genomic region:
- a CDS encoding twin-arginine translocation pathway signal has protein sequence MTIFGKNKFVDISRRDLLKVVSTSGLVAAGLAGGEALFSQVSAQNTPATTQTRSGEMIYRTLGRTGEKVSLIGLGGHHIGRPKDEQEGIRLVRTAIDRGINFMDNSWDYHNGGSEIRMGKALKDGYRQKAFLMTKIDGRTKEAATKQINDSLQRLQTDRIDLLQHHEILRMEDPDRVFAPGGAMEAVLEAQKAGKIRYIGFTGHKDPLVHLRMLEAAAQNNFRFDTVQMPLNVMDAHFRSFERQVLPILVKDGIGVLGMKSMGDQNILKSNTVKPIECLHYAMNLPTSTVITGIESMEILNQAFEAVRTFQPMSQQQVRELLNRTRQVALKGQYEPFKTTSQFDSTAKNPEWLG, from the coding sequence ATGACAATTTTTGGGAAAAATAAATTTGTGGATATCAGCAGACGGGATTTATTAAAAGTAGTTTCTACTTCTGGTTTGGTTGCAGCTGGATTAGCAGGTGGGGAAGCTTTATTTTCTCAAGTCTCAGCGCAAAATACACCCGCTACAACTCAGACTAGAAGTGGCGAAATGATCTACAGAACCTTGGGGCGCACAGGAGAAAAAGTATCTCTAATAGGTTTAGGCGGTCATCATATTGGCAGACCAAAAGATGAGCAAGAAGGTATCCGCCTTGTCCGTACAGCTATCGATCGCGGCATTAATTTCATGGATAATAGCTGGGACTACCATAACGGAGGTAGCGAAATCCGCATGGGTAAGGCTCTCAAAGACGGTTATCGGCAAAAGGCCTTCCTCATGACTAAAATAGACGGACGCACGAAAGAAGCAGCTACTAAGCAAATTAACGATTCTCTTCAACGCTTACAGACAGATCGGATTGATTTGCTACAGCATCATGAAATCCTGCGCATGGAAGACCCAGACCGAGTATTTGCTCCTGGTGGGGCGATGGAGGCTGTATTAGAAGCACAAAAAGCAGGTAAGATTCGCTACATTGGGTTTACCGGACACAAAGATCCTCTCGTTCACTTAAGGATGCTGGAAGCTGCGGCGCAAAATAACTTCCGTTTCGATACAGTACAGATGCCATTGAATGTAATGGATGCCCACTTCCGGAGTTTTGAACGTCAAGTTTTACCTATTCTGGTCAAAGATGGAATCGGCGTGCTGGGAATGAAATCGATGGGAGACCAAAATATTCTTAAGAGTAATACAGTTAAACCCATCGAATGCTTGCATTACGCTATGAATCTGCCGACTTCAACGGTGATTACAGGTATTGAAAGTATGGAAATCCTTAACCAAGCGTTTGAGGCAGTACGTACATTTCAGCCAATGAGCCAACAACAAGTCAGGGAATTGCTCAATCGTACTCGTCAAGTGGCGTTAAAAGGTCAGTATGAGCCGTTTAAAACTACTAGTCAATTTGATAGTACAGCTAAGAATCCTGAGTGGTTAGGATAA